In one window of Streptomyces roseofulvus DNA:
- the ligA gene encoding NAD-dependent DNA ligase LigA: protein MTASPAVEAYVVLSSPAAYEDALDRLRAASRDYYAGENSPLDDASYDALRLAVLAWEAEHPRGDAASPTGLVADGAAPEGDVAHTTRLLSLDNVFGPEQLVAWDASLQRRLGRAVEGGFAVEPKLDGAAVAARYRDGRLVQVITRGDGTHGEDVSHVVGSVVGLPERLPEPATFEVRGEVLFTQEQFETAQQVRAAHGGTPFANPRNAVAGTLRAKDRPYRLEMAFWAYGAVDLDGGSFLPTGASHAEVLAAVAAAGVRTTADTPAGLHVVDTIAEAQARVDAIGALRAGLPFGIDGVVVKANSAAEQAEAGLGSRFPYWAIAYKLSAVERQTVLRDVVWEVGRTGVLAPTAVLDAVEIDGSTVSRATLHNPADIARRDLHLGDTVTVYKAGDIIPRVQAPVVELRPEGAVPVPLPADCPNCGGAIDKSQERWRCAKGAGCALAPLIEYAAGRDVLDIDGLGKTYVKALIDAGLVTDVADLFTLTEEQLTAAAGSARRGAKLVEQFELARSRPLSRVFCALGIRGTGRRMSRRLAAHFGTMEAIRAASAEDLLAVEGIGPEKAPVVVAELAALAPVVDKLIAAGVNMTEPEPVGAPAADGSAPAEGPLTGRTVVVTGKMTGRLDGYGRSQMNELIERAGGRAGSGVNARTSYLVSAPSAGGKPSSKAVAAEKLGVEVLTPEAFAALVADFLD from the coding sequence ATGACCGCATCTCCCGCCGTTGAGGCGTACGTCGTCCTGTCCAGCCCCGCCGCGTACGAGGACGCGCTCGATCGTCTGCGCGCCGCGTCCCGCGACTACTACGCGGGCGAGAACAGCCCGTTGGACGACGCGTCGTACGACGCGCTGCGTCTGGCCGTGCTGGCGTGGGAGGCGGAGCACCCGCGCGGCGACGCCGCGTCGCCCACGGGGCTGGTCGCCGACGGGGCCGCGCCGGAGGGCGACGTCGCGCACACGACCCGCCTGCTCAGCCTCGACAACGTCTTCGGGCCCGAGCAGCTGGTCGCCTGGGACGCCTCGCTGCAGCGGCGGCTGGGCCGCGCGGTCGAGGGCGGGTTCGCGGTCGAGCCGAAGCTGGACGGGGCCGCGGTGGCCGCGCGGTACCGGGACGGGCGGCTCGTCCAGGTCATCACGCGGGGCGACGGTACGCACGGCGAGGACGTCAGCCATGTCGTGGGCTCGGTCGTCGGACTGCCCGAGCGGCTGCCGGAGCCGGCGACCTTCGAGGTCCGGGGCGAAGTGCTGTTCACCCAGGAGCAGTTCGAGACGGCGCAGCAGGTGCGCGCCGCCCACGGCGGGACCCCGTTCGCGAACCCGAGGAACGCCGTGGCGGGCACGCTGCGGGCGAAGGACCGGCCGTACCGGCTGGAGATGGCGTTCTGGGCGTACGGCGCCGTCGACCTGGACGGCGGATCGTTTCTGCCCACCGGTGCGTCGCACGCCGAGGTGCTGGCCGCGGTCGCCGCGGCCGGCGTGAGGACGACCGCCGACACGCCCGCCGGGCTCCACGTGGTGGACACCATCGCCGAGGCGCAGGCCCGCGTGGACGCGATCGGCGCGCTGCGCGCCGGGCTGCCCTTCGGCATCGACGGCGTGGTCGTCAAGGCGAACAGCGCCGCCGAGCAGGCCGAGGCCGGGCTCGGCAGCCGCTTCCCCTACTGGGCCATCGCCTACAAGCTGTCGGCCGTGGAGCGCCAGACCGTGCTGCGGGACGTCGTCTGGGAGGTGGGCCGCACGGGCGTGCTCGCGCCGACCGCCGTCCTCGACGCGGTCGAGATCGACGGCTCCACGGTCTCCCGCGCCACCCTGCACAACCCGGCGGACATCGCCCGCCGCGACCTCCACCTCGGCGACACCGTGACCGTCTACAAGGCGGGCGACATCATCCCGCGCGTGCAGGCGCCGGTCGTCGAGCTCCGCCCCGAGGGCGCCGTGCCGGTCCCGCTGCCGGCCGACTGCCCGAACTGCGGCGGCGCCATCGACAAGAGCCAGGAGCGCTGGCGGTGCGCGAAGGGCGCGGGCTGCGCGCTCGCCCCGCTGATCGAGTACGCCGCCGGGCGCGACGTCCTCGACATCGACGGTCTCGGCAAGACGTACGTGAAGGCGCTGATCGACGCCGGACTGGTCACGGACGTGGCGGACCTGTTCACGCTGACCGAGGAGCAGCTGACGGCCGCCGCGGGCAGCGCCCGGCGCGGCGCGAAGCTCGTCGAGCAGTTCGAGCTGGCCCGGAGCCGCCCGCTCAGCCGGGTCTTCTGCGCCCTGGGCATCCGGGGCACGGGACGCCGCATGTCCCGCCGGCTCGCGGCCCACTTCGGCACCATGGAGGCGATCCGCGCGGCGAGCGCGGAGGACCTGCTGGCCGTCGAGGGCATCGGCCCGGAGAAGGCGCCCGTGGTCGTGGCCGAACTCGCCGCCCTCGCCCCCGTCGTGGACAAGCTGATCGCGGCCGGCGTCAACATGACCGAGCCCGAGCCGGTCGGCGCGCCCGCCGCCGACGGCTCCGCGCCCGCCGAGGGGCCGCTGACGGGCAGGACCGTGGTGGTCACCGGGAAGATGACGGGCCGGCTCGACGGGTACGGCCGCTCGCAGATGAACGAGCTCATCGAGCGGGCCGGAGGCCGGGCGGGCAGCGGCGTCAACGCCAGGACGAGCTATCTGGTCTCCGCGCCCTCCGCCGGCGGCAAGCCCAGCTCGAAGGCGGTCGCCGCCGAGAAGCTCGGCGTGGAGGTCCTGACGCCGGAGGCGTTCGCGGCCCTCGTGGCCGACTTCCTCGACTGA
- a CDS encoding DEAD/DEAH box helicase: MSRRPRKPGKRVSAASAPASSPVSSGEFRMPESATPALPAVDDFAGLDMPAGLLATLTAQGVTTPFPIQGATLPDSLAGRDVLARGRTGSGKTLAFGLALLARTAGLRAQPKAPLALVLVPTRELAQQVTDALAPYATAVNVRLATIVGGLSITKQAATLRRGAEVVVASPGRLNDLVERGDCVLDDVRITVLDEADQMTDMGFLPQITKLIKQVRPDGQRMLFSATLDRNIDQLVKRFLTDPVVHSVDPSAGAVTTMEHHVLHVQDVTDKKAVTTRIAARDGRVILFLDTKRSADRLAKRLLSVGVRAAALHGGRTQPQRNRTLEQFKNGQVTALVATNVAARGIHVDDLDLVVNVDPPADHKDYLHRGGRTARAGGSGSVVTLVLPEQKHEVSRLMKDAGIAPRTARVKSSDEELATLTGAREPSGVAVTIEVPQQPAPAPARGARASTAEGGRPSRRRRGGGNAAAASEAPARTGGARGTGRRTAGGGTQAATGAKAPTAAKTATGGGRASSGGATAGGRGTSRRTGSGAAARTGEAAAKSGGRTGDRRPRRRTSAQGGTSER; this comes from the coding sequence ATGTCCCGTAGGCCCCGGAAGCCGGGCAAGCGCGTTTCGGCAGCCTCGGCTCCGGCCTCGTCCCCGGTCTCGTCCGGCGAGTTCCGGATGCCGGAGAGCGCGACGCCCGCGCTGCCCGCCGTGGACGACTTCGCCGGTCTGGACATGCCCGCGGGGCTCCTGGCGACGCTCACCGCCCAGGGCGTGACCACGCCCTTCCCCATCCAGGGCGCCACCCTGCCCGACTCGCTCGCCGGCCGCGACGTGCTGGCACGGGGGCGGACGGGCTCGGGCAAGACCCTCGCGTTCGGTCTGGCGCTGCTGGCCCGTACCGCCGGACTGCGCGCGCAGCCGAAGGCCCCGCTCGCGCTGGTCCTCGTGCCGACCCGCGAGCTGGCGCAGCAGGTCACGGATGCCCTGGCGCCGTACGCGACCGCGGTGAACGTACGGCTGGCGACCATCGTCGGCGGACTGTCGATCACCAAGCAGGCCGCCACGCTGCGGCGCGGCGCCGAGGTGGTCGTGGCGAGCCCCGGCCGGCTGAACGACCTGGTCGAGCGCGGGGACTGCGTCCTCGACGACGTCCGCATCACGGTGCTGGACGAGGCCGACCAGATGACCGACATGGGCTTCCTGCCGCAGATCACCAAGCTGATCAAGCAGGTGCGGCCGGACGGGCAGCGGATGCTCTTCTCCGCCACCCTGGACCGCAACATCGACCAGCTGGTCAAGCGTTTCCTGACCGACCCCGTCGTGCACTCCGTGGACCCGTCCGCCGGCGCGGTGACGACGATGGAGCACCACGTCCTGCACGTGCAGGACGTGACCGACAAGAAGGCCGTCACCACCCGCATCGCGGCCCGTGACGGCCGGGTCATCCTCTTCCTCGACACCAAGCGGTCGGCGGACCGGCTCGCCAAGCGGCTGCTCTCGGTCGGTGTCCGCGCGGCGGCCCTGCACGGCGGCCGGACCCAGCCGCAGCGGAACCGGACCCTGGAGCAGTTCAAGAACGGCCAGGTCACCGCCCTGGTGGCCACGAACGTCGCGGCCCGCGGCATCCACGTCGACGACCTCGACCTGGTCGTGAACGTCGACCCGCCGGCCGACCACAAGGACTACCTCCACCGGGGCGGCCGCACCGCCCGGGCCGGCGGCTCCGGCAGCGTCGTGACGCTGGTGCTGCCCGAGCAGAAGCACGAGGTCAGCCGGCTCATGAAGGACGCGGGCATCGCCCCGCGGACGGCCCGCGTGAAGTCCAGCGACGAGGAGCTGGCCACCCTCACCGGCGCCCGCGAGCCGTCCGGCGTCGCGGTCACCATCGAGGTCCCGCAGCAGCCGGCGCCGGCCCCGGCCCGCGGTGCCCGCGCGTCCACCGCCGAGGGCGGCCGCCCGTCCCGGCGGCGCCGTGGCGGCGGCAACGCGGCGGCGGCGTCCGAGGCGCCCGCCCGGACCGGCGGCGCGCGCGGCACCGGCCGCCGCACCGCCGGCGGCGGTACGCAGGCGGCGACGGGTGCGAAGGCGCCCACCGCCGCGAAGACCGCGACCGGCGGCGGGCGGGCCTCGTCCGGCGGCGCCACGGCCGGTGGCCGCGGCACCTCCCGGCGTACGGGATCCGGCGCTGCGGCCAGGACGGGCGAGGCGGCCGCGAAGTCCGGCGGCCGCACCGGCGACCGGCGCCCCCGCCGGCGCACCTCCGCCCAGGGCGGTACGTCGGAGCGCTGA
- a CDS encoding cold-shock protein: MAQGTVKWFNSEKGFGFIEQDGGGPDVFAHYSNIATQGFRELQEGQRVTFDVTQGQKGPQAENIVPA, from the coding sequence ATGGCGCAGGGAACCGTGAAGTGGTTCAACTCGGAGAAGGGCTTCGGCTTCATCGAGCAGGACGGTGGCGGTCCGGACGTGTTCGCCCACTACTCGAACATCGCCACCCAGGGCTTCCGTGAGCTCCAGGAGGGCCAGCGGGTCACGTTCGACGTCACGCAGGGCCAGAAGGGCCCGCAGGCGGAGAACATCGTCCCCGCCTGA